The Populus trichocarpa isolate Nisqually-1 chromosome 2, P.trichocarpa_v4.1, whole genome shotgun sequence genome has a window encoding:
- the LOC7453948 gene encoding cyclin-U2-2: MATSSLAISPRKLRSDLYSYSYQNDSNTPLVISVLASLIERTMARNERIVKNCTWALSKDIRTRVFDCHETPDLTIQSYLERVFRYTRAGPSVYVVAYVYIDRFCQANPGFRINSRNVHRLLITTIMVASKYVEDMNYRNSYFARVGGLTTNELNKLELEFVFLMGFKLHVNVSVFESYCCHLEREVGIGGGYHIEKTLRCAEEIKSGQQEEKRYNQIARIML, translated from the exons ATGGCTACATCTTCTCTCGCAATTTCTCCGAGAAAACTCCGATCTGATCTATACTCCTATTCCTACCAAAATGACTCAAACACCCCACTAGTCATTTCTGTTCTTGCTTCTCTTATTGAGAGAACCATGGCAAGGAATGAAAGAATTGTCAAGAACTGTACATGGGCTTTATCTAAGGATATCAGAACTCGAGTCTTTGATTGCCATGAGACACCGGACTTGACAATTCAATCTTATCTTGAGAGAGTTTTTCGATACACTCGTGCAGGACCTTCAGTTTATGTCGTTGCATATGTTTACATTGATCGGTTTTGCCAGGCTAATCCAGGGTTTAGAATCAACTCAAGAAACGTACATAGGCTTCTTATTACGACTATCATGGTGGCTTCTAAATACGTTGAAGACAT GAATTACAGGAATTCTTATTTTGCAAGAGTTGGGGGATTGACAACCAATGAATTGAACAAGTTGGAGCTTGAATTCGTTTTCTTGATGGGTTTCAAATTGCATGTGAATGTTAGTGTTTTTGAGAGTTATTGTTGTCACTTAGAAAGAGAAGTTGGTATTGGAGGTGGATATCATATAGAGAAGACATTGAGATGTGCAGAAGAAATCAAATCAGGgcaacaagaagagaaaagataTAATCAGATTGCTCGAATCATGTTGTAG
- the LOC7453949 gene encoding zinc finger protein ZAT9 produces MALLVDQQSNFKHFCKICKKGFMCGRALGGHMRAHGIGDENGNIDDEDPASDWEDKLGANVPPGTSRMYALRTNPNRLKSCRVCENCGKEFLSWKSFLEHGKCTSEDADQSLLSSPGSEEEDGTPRRSSGWSKRKRSLRAKVSNLNLSCPSSEDEDLANCLMMLSNATTVDPLETEPEESCASASKEEERRNPTNFMAPMEHKPPLEKAKGTAKGMFECKACKKVFNSHQALGGHRASHKKVKGCYASRLDQSMDYSLADHDEDVVTHEEFFPAKLTSTLQFDHGSTPPLMASTSKRKSKVHECSICHRVFSSGQALGGHKRCHWLTSNTPDTSSLPKFHQFQDHLDQIQQRPKFINNSEQLDLTLDLNLPVHQTVTNPSNIEVSTEIYLQPWTGVDAKLKDDNNHQHQNEDHHDDKDNNNNDNNYYSTSVQNVDDEADSKLKLAKLSELKDMRTSGSSSPWLQVGIASTTDLGTEKL; encoded by the coding sequence atggCTTTGCTTGTGGATCAACAATCAAACTTCAAACACTTTTGTAAGATTTGCAAGAAAGGATTTATGTGTGGAAGAGCACTAGGAGGGCATATGAGGGCACATGGTATAGGTGACGAGAATGGCAACATCGATGATGAAGATCCTGCAAGTGATTGGGAAGATAAATTGGGAGCCAATGTGCCCCCAGGAACCAGCCGTATGTATGCTTTAAGAACGAATCCGAATCGATTAAAGAGTTGTCGGGTTTGTGAGAATTGTGGAAAAGAATTCTTGTCATGGAAGTCTTTTCTTGAACATGGAAAATGCACGTCCGAGGATGCTGATCAATCACTTCTTTCGTCTCCAGGATCGGAAGAGGAGGATGGCACGCCAAGAAGGAGTTCCGGTTGGTCTAAAAGAAAACGATCATTGAGAGCTAAAGTGAGCAATTTGAACTTAAGCTGCCCATCAAGCGAAGATGAAGATCTTGCCAATTGCCTCATGATGTTATCTAATGCAACTACAGTTGATCCTTTAGAAACCGAGCCTGAGGAGTCTTGTGCATCGGCTAGTAAGGAAGAAGAGCGAAGAAATCCGACGAATTTTATGGCTCCTATGGAACATAAGCCACCATTGGAGAAAGCCAAGGGGACTGCTAAAGGAATGTTTGAATGCAAAGCATGCAAGAAAGTTTTCAATTCACATCAAGCATTAGGTGGACATAGAGCTAGTCACAAGAAGGTTAAAGGATGTTATGCATCCAGGCTCGATCAAAGCATGGATTATAGTCTAGCTGATCATGATGAAGATGTGGTCACACATGAAGAATTCTTTCCAGCTAAATTGACATCCACTTTGCAATTCGATCATGGTTCGACTCCTCCATTAATGGCTTCCACTTCAAAAAGGAAATCGAAAGTGCACGAATGCTCGATATGCCATCGTGTATTTTCATCAGGACAAGCATTAGGGGGTCATAAAAGGTGTCATTGGCTCACATCTAATACACCAGACACTTCATCTTTGCCCAAGTTCCATCAATTTCAGGACCACTTGGACCAAATTCAACAGCGACCAAAGTTCATCAACAATTCTGAGCAATTAGATCTCACACTTGATCTCAATCTTCCTGTCCATCAAACAGTTACAAATCCTTCAAACATCGAAGTTTCTACTGAGATTTATTTACAACCTTGGACAGGAGTTGATGCAAAATTAAAGGATGACAACAATCATCAGCACCAAAACGAAGATCATCATGACGACAAAGACAACAATAACAACGATAATAATTATTACAGCACTTCAGTTCAGAATGTGGATGATGAAGCAGACAGTAAGTTGAAGTTAGCTAAACTTAGTGAATTAAAAGACATGCGCACTAGTGGAAGCTCATCTCCTTGGTTGCAGGTGGGGATTGCTTCAACTACTGATTTGGGaactgaaaaattataa